ATTCTCAACAATATGGAGAACCTGACGAAAGAGACCTGGGACATGATGAAACTGCAGATGGAACTGGGCCGTGCCCGTTCTACCAGTGTTCAGAGTGCCGAGGCCAGCTACTACAGCGTACAGGCTTCAAAGGCCAGCATAAAACAGCAGATTCGCGAGATGGAGAACTCTATGTCACTGCTGCTCAACGAGGCTGGTCACCAGATTGAACGTGGTAAGTTCTACAATCAGTCTCTGCCCAGCAACTTTGCTACGGGTGTAGGCATTCAGTTGCTCTCTAACCGTGCCGATGTGCACGCTGCCGAGATGGCACTGGCGCAGTGCTTCTACGACACGCAGACAGCACGCTCACGCTTCTATCCCAACATCACTATCACTGGCAACGCCATGTTCACCAACTCACTGGGCTCAGCCATCGTGAACCCCGGTAAGTGGATTCTCTCAGCTGTCGGCTCACTCACCCAGCCCATCTTCCAGCACGGACAGATTGTGGCTGGACTGAAAGTAGCCAAGGCTCAGCAGGAGCAGGCACTCAACAACTTCCAACAGGCCATTCTGAAAGCCGGCAATGAAGTGAGCAACGCTTTGGTTGCCTATAACACCTGCGATGAGAAGAGCCAACTGGACGAGAAACAGGTGAAGATCTACGAACAGAACGTGGAGGACACCCGTCAGCTGTACACTTCGAAAGGTAGCAGCTATCTGGAAGTGATCCAGGCACAGAGTGGACTGTTGAATGCACGTATCACTAAGGTGCAGGACGACTTCTCAAAGATGCAGGCTGTTGTAAGCCTGTATCAGGCACTGGGAGGCGGTTCAAAGTAAATTGATAATTGATAATTGAAAATAGATAATTATGGCAAGCGAAATAAGTCCAAAAGCCGAGATTTCACCCAAGGCTAAGATCGGTAACAACTGCAAGATATTCCCCTTCGTCTATATCGAGGACGATGTGGTGATTGGCGACAATTGTATCATCTTCCCCTTCGTGAGCATCCTGAACGGAACACGCATGGGAAACGGCAATAAGATTCATCAGGGTTCGGTGATTGCTGCCCTACCCCAGGATTTTAATTTCCGTGGCGAGAAGTCGGAGTGCATCATAGGCGACAACAATATCATCCGTGAGAACGTGGTCATCAACCGTGCCACCCATACTGGCGGACAGACCGTCATCGGCAACAACAACGTGCTGATGGAAGGCGCCCATATCTCACACGATACGAAGGTGGACAACGACTGCGTGTTCGGTTACGGCACAAAGATTGCCGGAGACTGCGTGATTGGTCATGGTGTAATCTTCTCATCGTCGGTCATCGAGAATGCCGGCACCCGTGTGGGCGATGGAGCTATGATTCAGGCCGGAACAACCTTCTCAAAGGATGTTCCTCCTTATATCGTCTGCAGCAAGCGCTCTGAATATGGTGGTGTGAACTTCACCATGGGCCGTTCGTATGGTGTGGATGAAAAGGTATTGAAGCATATTGCCAATGCCTACCGACTGGTTTACCTGAGCAATACTTCACTCTTTGATGCCATCAAGCAGATTGAAAATCAGGTGCCCGACAGTCCCGAAATTCGCAACATCCTCAAGTTCATGCGCAGCACTACACTGGGCGTAATCGGCAAGAAATAAAACATTATTGTTATTAAATAAAAAGATTGCGGCACTACCTATGTAACGCCGCAATCTTTTTATTTAATAATCAGAAGAAAAAGAAACCTCACATTCCACCTCTCACCTCTTACATCTTACCTCTTACATTCTACATTCCACCTCTCCGCTCGACCTTTGGTCGCTCGCAAGGCGAGAACTCTCCGCTCGGCTCCGCCGCTTGCAACAAGCAAGAACTCTCACCTCTCAACTCTCACCTCACTCTTCCTCTTTTGCCAAATCTCAATACTGTTAATGATATTCTGCCAGAGGATATAGCAACCGGGACCTACCGACGATAACGGATTCAGATAGGCACTGGACAACCAGATGGCAAAAGCCGTATTCTTCTGTCCCAAGGCCTGTCCTGCCTCTTGTGCATGACCAAAGAAATGGCCGATGAAACGGCCCACGGCAAACTGAACCACACACACTATAAGTCCCATCATGGCTATAGCCAGCAACAGCCAGATGCTGACACCGGCATGAACGATATTCTTCACCGTAGTACCCGTGACAATCATCAACGAACAGGCCCAGAGATAATAGCTCAAATCGCGAATAGAGATAATACGCTGATGAAGACGCTTCATCGTGTGCTTCACAATATAGGCCAGTATCATGGGGACTATCAGCACCATAAATACTTCGTTCAGTATTTTCAGAAAGGCCGGCCAGAACTCCATGTGGATGCCCGGCTCTACCAATGGAAAACAGACAGGCACCAGCAGGACCGTGATAAAGTTGGACAGGAAAGTATAGGTTGTCATCTGTTCCAGTGAGCCGCCCAGTTTCTGAGTCACCACGGCAGCAGCCGTTGCACAGGGCGAGATGATACACATAAGGATAGCCTCCAGTAGGACAAGCATTCCACTCGCAGACGGGTTGTGAGATACCATCAGCAAGATAACCGCCATCAATATTCCGATGAAAAGCACTTGAAAAACACCTACCCACAGATGCCAGGCCACAGGGCGCAACTGGCGGAAATCCACCTTGCAGAATGTTACAAACAGGATGAGGAACATAAACCAAGGCAAAATGGTGGCCATGATAGGCGAAAAGAACACTGCCGCCTCGCTTAACTGAGGCGTAAAGGCAAACAACAGATAGACCATCGTACCCATGCCCATGGCAAAGGGAAGAGTCCAGTCTTTAATAAATCTTACTATATTCATTTCAGTATGCAAAGGTACAAAAAGACTCTTCAGAATGCTCCTTTTACTTGAAAAAATGACAATTTAGTTGAAGTTTTTTGCCTATTAAATAAAAAAAGGCGAACTTTGCCCCGATTGATTTCAAGAACAACTACAACATAATAAAGAGCATATGAAGAAGTTATTTGTATGTATGATGCTTCTGACGGGAACGCTCGCCGCACAAGCCTACGACTATCCCTACCTGACATTCCAGATTTCGGATGGAACAACGAAAACTGTCAGCGTTGAGTCACTGGTCATCACCTTCAACAACGGTCAGATGGTAGCCACATCAGGAACTGACAGCCAGACCATATCTCTCTCCCAACTGTCTAAGATGTTTTTTTCGGTTAGTAGCGATGCCACTGCCATCAGCGAAGTGACCACTGAAAGCGACGCCATCGAGGTGTTTTCCATCAGTGGCCACTCTCTGGGCCGATACACTTCCTCCAGCGAAGCCAAGAACGCACTGAAGTCGGGTGTCTATATCTTCAAAAGTAAAAACAATTCTGCTAAAATCACTATAAAATAATGAAGAAGTCATTGACTATAATACTGGCCCTCCTGCTGACCATCACTGCAGGAGCACAGACCATGAACGTTGTTGTGGGCAATACCACCTATCAGTTTCCTGCTACTCAGGCGGGCAATATGAACTATTCTGCAGATGCAGCCTCGGGCACTGACCTCACCATCATGGGCAAGGTGTTCAATACTAGCAACATCACCAAGATTTTCATTGACAACAGTAACGTGACCGACAATCTGGTCACTGTAGCCTACAACGGTACAGAGGCAACGGTCGTCGTGGCCGGCAATGTGGCGCAATATGTACAGCCCACCATCAACGGGGCCCACGTCACCATTGAACAGACGAACACGGATGCCGTTGATGGCGATGAGATTACCTATCAGCTTGCCGGAACAACAAGCGATGGTGATTTCTCACTCTCTGGTTCCTATAAGTGTACCGTATCACTGGCTGGTCTTACACTGACCAATCCCAGCGGTGCTGCTATCAACATCACCAACGGCAAGCGCATTCAGATCAGTGCGAAGAACGGCACCGAGAACACGCTCACCGACGGCGCCAACGGTTCTCAGTCGGGTTGTATCTACAGCAAAGGCCAGATCCAGCTTCAAGGCAAAGGCACACTCAATGTCTATGGCAAGACCAAGCACGGCATCAAGAGCGGTGACTATATCCAGGTAAAGAACCTTACACTGAATGTAAAGTCGGCCGTGAAAGACGGCATCAGCTGCAATGAGTATTTCCTGATGGAGAGCGGCACTGTCAACATCAGTGGCGTAGGCGATGATGGCATTCAGGCTGATTTGGACGGTACCACCTCAACGGGTGAGACAACCGACCACGAGGACGAGGACTCAGGTAACATCTATATAGAAGGCGGTACACTGAACGTAACGGTAACCGCTGTTGATACAAAGGCCATCAAGTCGGCTGGCGATATGAGAATCTCCGATGGAACCCTCACCCTGAAGGCAACCGGCTCTGGCAGCAAATGCATCAAGAGCGATGGAAAACTCACCATCAACGGAGGCACCATCAACGCTACCGCATCAGGCAGCAACTACAAGTACGGCAGCACTTCAGCCTCGGCCAAAGCCATCAAGTGCGATGGAGCACTTACCATCAATGGTGGTACTATCATTGCAACAGCCAGTGCCCACGAAGCTATTGAGAGCAAGAGCACCATCACCATCTCTGGCGGTAACACCTATGCCCAGTCTGGCGACGACGCCATCAACTCTTCCTCTACCTTCACCATCAAGGGAGGCTATGTGATGGGCTATTCCACTGGCAACGACGGTCTCGATGCCAACGGCAACTTCAATATCTCTGGCGGTGTAGTCTATGCCATTGGCAAAAACTCTCCTGAGATGGCTATCGATGCTAATACCGAAGGCGGATTCAAACTGACCATCACTGGCGGCATCATCTTCACCTGCGGTCCGCTGGAAGGTGGCTCTACCCTTACACAGGCCTGCTATTCCACCTCTACCATCAACAAGAACGTGTGGTATTCACTGACCGACGGCAACAATACTTACTGCTTCAAGACACCCTCAAGTCTCAGCGTCAGCACCCTGGTGGTCTCAGCTTCCACCCAGCCCACGGTGAAATCGGGCGTTACAGTATCCAACGGCACTTCCATCTTCAATAACATGGGTTATTATAATGCCACCGTCAGTGGTGGTTCGAATGTCACACTCTCATCTTACACCAGTGGTCAAGGCGGTCCCGGCGGTGGCGGCGGCGGACACGGTCCTGGAGGAAGGTGGTAGAAAAGAGACTCTCCCCCTACCCCTCACTGTGAGAGGTAGGGGAGTAGGAAGTCTGACTATACCCCCAAATCTCACTTAGATTACAAAAAAAACACCACAAAATTTTGTTAATAAAAGAAAAATATTTATATTTGCGCCATAAATAACCGAAAACTAATCTCTTATGAAGAAATCAGTTATTGCTGTGGCAATCATCTTGTTCAATGCTATTGGCATGATGGCCCAGGAAAAACATGGTGCAAACAATATCAGTGATTCCAACCAGAAAGTAAGTGCACGCAATATCGGCTTAGGTTTCATCAATATTGCCGACTCGTTGAAGGGCGTACAGTTTTCGCCCATTTCCAATATCTCAGAACATGCCTCTGGCCTCCAGTTGTCAGTTTTCAGCAATGTATCCTACGACGGCATGAACGGTTGCCAGCTTTCTGTGCTGAACAATATTACCCTTGGCGAGGCCAACGGACTACAACTAACGGGTTTCACCAATCAGAATGTGGGCATCCTGAAAGGCATACAGATAGCCTTCCGCAATGCTACCGATACGCTGAGAGGCGTGCAGATAGGTATGTTCAACATCACCGCCCACGACTATCAGAAAGGTGTACAGATAGGTCTTATCAACTACTCTCACGACACTCAGTCGAAACGCTACGGACTCGTCAACATCAATCCCAACACCAAGATTTCCGTCATGGCCTTTGGCGGTACCAACTCCAAGGCCAACATCGCCCTTCGTTTCCGCAACCGCTCTACCTATAATATTATAGGTGCAGGTACCCACTATATGGGTCTGAACAACAAATTCTCTGGCGCCCTATTCTATCGCATCGGTCAGTATTTCCATCTCACCCCGAAACTTTCAGTAAGCGGCGATGTGGGCTTCTTCCATATCGAAACCTTCAAAGAGCATTCCACCGAAGCTCCCGAGCGTCTTTTCTCTCTTGAGGCCCGTCTGAACCTCGACTATCAGTTCAACAAGAAATGGGGAATCTTCGGCACCATTGGCTATGGCAACACACGCTACTACAGTCACAACGAGAGTTTCCGTAGCCGCATGATTGGCGAAATGGGCCTCACCTATAGCTATGCTGGCTATAACAATCAGCGAAATCGCACACTCAAACTTCATTCCGACGAGGATATGGCCGATGGCAGCGACACTCGCTTCGCACTGCCCGACAAGCCCAACATAGCACGTACCGCAGCCATGATTACGGCACTGAATGTGTTTGTAAACCGCTATGATGACTGGGTGCTTGACGAAGAATTTCCACGCATCACCTTCAAAAGCGTAGGCCACAACTTTGAGCATGCCTTTGTATGGGACAACGACAATTTCAACACCAACCTGTTTGCCCACCCCTATCATGGCAATCTCTATTTCAACTCTGCCCGTGCCAATGGTCTTAACTTCTGGCAGTCGTACCCCTGCGCCCTGGGCGGTTCGCTCATGTGGGAGTTCTTTGGCGAGATTACTCCTCCTGCCATCAACGACCTGATAGCCACCTCTATTGGCGGTACCTGTATCGGTGAAATAACGTTCCGCATCAGCGACCTTTTCTATGATGACCGCGAAATCGGTTTCAGCCGCTTCCTTCGTGAGTTTGGCGGAACACTTGTATCACCCATGAAAGGACTGAAGCGTATCCTCACTGGTGAGGCCTGGCAGCAGAAAAGCCGCAACTACCTGCACCACGACTATAGCCGCATCCCCGTGAACTACAGTATTTCTCTCGGTTCGCGCTATTTGGCCGACGACCAGGCCCTGTTCCGTGGCGAGCACAACCCCTATCTGGAACTGTCCATGGAATATGGTGATGCTTACGACAACGAAGAGAACAAGCCCTACGACTATTTCCATTCCAGCGTCACAATGGGATTCTCCAGCAATCAGCCCTTCATTAACCGTCTGAACCTGTTGGGCCGCATCTGGGGCACTCCCATCAGCGATACCGATAAGTTTGAAGCCGACTTCGGTCTGTTCCAGCATTTCAACTTCTACAATTCCGAAGCCGTAAAGGATGGTACCGACCTTATCCCCTACCGCATCAGCGAGGCAGCCTCTGTCGGCCCGGGTCTCATCTATCGTTTCCCGCAGTTGGAAGAACGCAGTATGGAACTTGAACAGCGTATTTTCCTCAGTGGAATTCTGCTCGGTGGTTCACTGAGCGACTATCTGTTTATCCAGGAGCGCGACTACAACATGGGCAGCGGATTCTCGGCTAAAGTGCAGACATGCATGGACATCAAGAAGATTGGCTATATGAATATCGACGCCAACTATTTCCACATTTTCACATGGAAAGGCTACGACCGTGCAGAATGGATAGGCAAGGAAGGTTTCGACCTCGACTACACCAATGCACAGGGCGATCCCGGCAACACCCGTATGATAGCCTTCAATGCCAACTTCGGTATCTACCTGAGCCGTCACCTGTCACTCAACATGCGTGGCAGCTATTTCATGCGCCATGCCCATTACCGCGACTTCGAGAATGTTGATGCCAAGACCTTTGAACTGCGCGCAGGTCTCACCTATAAGTTGTAAACATAAAAAAAACAAGTTGACTCCTTGCATTAAGGCATGATGAACGACGGGTTGATGCCCTTGTGCTTCTTGAATGTACGAGAGAAATAGTTAGGATCGGAGAAACCGGTGGCATAGGCCGTCTCGCTCACATTATATCCCTGACGAAGCATTTTCTCGGCACGGTCGAGTCGCTTGGTGCGAATATAATCGCCCATAGACATTCCCACGAGTGTTTTCATCTTGACATGCAACAGCGAACGGCTGATGAGTAGGGCCGAGGTGATATCGGCTACCGAGAAATCGCTGTTGGCAATGTTCTGATCTACCAGTTCACTTATCTGACGAATAAAGTTCTTGTCCAGATCGCTGAGCGAGGTGGCTTCAATATCAGCCTCATCAGCAGCATGCTGCACCTCCGACTGGCGCGTTTTCTGCAACTGGATAATGTTCTTGATCTGCAACTCCAGCACTTCCGGGTCGAAGGGTTTCGACACATAGGCCTCTGCCCCACTCTTATAGCCAGCCACCACATCGGCCGAGTCGCTCTTGGCCGTGAGCAGGATAACGGGAATATGTGAGGTTTCTACAGCCCCCTTCAACGTCCTACAGAGCGTGATGCCATCCATTTCTGGCATCATCACATCGCTCACCACAAGGTTCACTTCCTCTTCGGCAACACTCGCCATCGCTTCCTTACCATTGCGAGCCGTCAGCACCCGACAGTCTTTCGAGAAATAGGAACGCAGATATTCCAACAAGTCCTCATTATCCTCTACAATCAGTAGTGTAGAGCGCTGATCTTCTTCGTTATTCTCATTTCCTTCGCTATGAACACTTTCCACATCACTGTTAGGTGATACCGGTGTCATGGCGGTATAGTCGCTCAGTGGCACTATCACCTTATCGTCGGTAAGCAGACATTTGTCATCGAAAGCCTGTGGTGAAACACAGAGTCTGCAGGTGAAGGTAGAGCCACTGCCCGGCGAGCTCTCCACGCCGACATCTCCCTTATGAACATCAGCCAGGCGTTTCACCAGCGACAGTCCGATGCCCCATCCGCTGTTGTTCACATTATGTCCTCGCTTGGTCTGATAGTAGCGTTCGAAGATATTCTTCTGTTCCTCCTCGGCAATGCCTATACCTGTATCGCTCACCGAGAACTGCAGATAGGTGAGCCCGTCACTGTCTATGATTCGTCCTTTCACGGTAATCACTCCACCTTCAGGCGTAAATTTCAAGGCATTGGTGAGCAGATTGTTCAGCATCAGATCCAGATAGTTGGGCGAGAACCACACCTCTTCACCATTATCCTCTGTATCGGCCATGAGTTGCAGGCCCTTGGCACGAG
The sequence above is a segment of the Prevotella sp. E9-3 genome. Coding sequences within it:
- a CDS encoding transporter, which gives rise to MNIVRFIKDWTLPFAMGMGTMVYLLFAFTPQLSEAAVFFSPIMATILPWFMFLILFVTFCKVDFRQLRPVAWHLWVGVFQVLFIGILMAVILLMVSHNPSASGMLVLLEAILMCIISPCATAAAVVTQKLGGSLEQMTTYTFLSNFITVLLVPVCFPLVEPGIHMEFWPAFLKILNEVFMVLIVPMILAYIVKHTMKRLHQRIISIRDLSYYLWACSLMIVTGTTVKNIVHAGVSIWLLLAIAMMGLIVCVVQFAVGRFIGHFFGHAQEAGQALGQKNTAFAIWLSSAYLNPLSSVGPGCYILWQNIINSIEIWQKRKSEVRVER
- a CDS encoding carbohydrate-binding domain-containing protein; translated protein: MKKSLTIILALLLTITAGAQTMNVVVGNTTYQFPATQAGNMNYSADAASGTDLTIMGKVFNTSNITKIFIDNSNVTDNLVTVAYNGTEATVVVAGNVAQYVQPTINGAHVTIEQTNTDAVDGDEITYQLAGTTSDGDFSLSGSYKCTVSLAGLTLTNPSGAAINITNGKRIQISAKNGTENTLTDGANGSQSGCIYSKGQIQLQGKGTLNVYGKTKHGIKSGDYIQVKNLTLNVKSAVKDGISCNEYFLMESGTVNISGVGDDGIQADLDGTTSTGETTDHEDEDSGNIYIEGGTLNVTVTAVDTKAIKSAGDMRISDGTLTLKATGSGSKCIKSDGKLTINGGTINATASGSNYKYGSTSASAKAIKCDGALTINGGTIIATASAHEAIESKSTITISGGNTYAQSGDDAINSSSTFTIKGGYVMGYSTGNDGLDANGNFNISGGVVYAIGKNSPEMAIDANTEGGFKLTITGGIIFTCGPLEGGSTLTQACYSTSTINKNVWYSLTDGNNTYCFKTPSSLSVSTLVVSASTQPTVKSGVTVSNGTSIFNNMGYYNATVSGGSNVTLSSYTSGQGGPGGGGGGHGPGGRW
- a CDS encoding efflux transporter outer membrane subunit, coding for MNNILRKKTSNSLLSRGVWGLVLGCLLLSSCGLYNKYDRPEEVNTKGLIRDIVSDGDTLQVNSDENFGNLPWREVFTDPQLQGLIEKALENNTDLRNAALNVKMMQSMLTVSKLAFLPSIAIAPQGTISRVQMDGASTTKTYQLPIAASWNIDLFGNLLSMKRSAQAQLLATKDYQVVVKTNIICGVANLYYTLMMLDEQLDILNNMENLTKETWDMMKLQMELGRARSTSVQSAEASYYSVQASKASIKQQIREMENSMSLLLNEAGHQIERGKFYNQSLPSNFATGVGIQLLSNRADVHAAEMALAQCFYDTQTARSRFYPNITITGNAMFTNSLGSAIVNPGKWILSAVGSLTQPIFQHGQIVAGLKVAKAQQEQALNNFQQAILKAGNEVSNALVAYNTCDEKSQLDEKQVKIYEQNVEDTRQLYTSKGSSYLEVIQAQSGLLNARITKVQDDFSKMQAVVSLYQALGGGSK
- a CDS encoding DUF3943 domain-containing protein, producing MKKSVIAVAIILFNAIGMMAQEKHGANNISDSNQKVSARNIGLGFINIADSLKGVQFSPISNISEHASGLQLSVFSNVSYDGMNGCQLSVLNNITLGEANGLQLTGFTNQNVGILKGIQIAFRNATDTLRGVQIGMFNITAHDYQKGVQIGLINYSHDTQSKRYGLVNINPNTKISVMAFGGTNSKANIALRFRNRSTYNIIGAGTHYMGLNNKFSGALFYRIGQYFHLTPKLSVSGDVGFFHIETFKEHSTEAPERLFSLEARLNLDYQFNKKWGIFGTIGYGNTRYYSHNESFRSRMIGEMGLTYSYAGYNNQRNRTLKLHSDEDMADGSDTRFALPDKPNIARTAAMITALNVFVNRYDDWVLDEEFPRITFKSVGHNFEHAFVWDNDNFNTNLFAHPYHGNLYFNSARANGLNFWQSYPCALGGSLMWEFFGEITPPAINDLIATSIGGTCIGEITFRISDLFYDDREIGFSRFLREFGGTLVSPMKGLKRILTGEAWQQKSRNYLHHDYSRIPVNYSISLGSRYLADDQALFRGEHNPYLELSMEYGDAYDNEENKPYDYFHSSVTMGFSSNQPFINRLNLLGRIWGTPISDTDKFEADFGLFQHFNFYNSEAVKDGTDLIPYRISEAASVGPGLIYRFPQLEERSMELEQRIFLSGILLGGSLSDYLFIQERDYNMGSGFSAKVQTCMDIKKIGYMNIDANYFHIFTWKGYDRAEWIGKEGFDLDYTNAQGDPGNTRMIAFNANFGIYLSRHLSLNMRGSYFMRHAHYRDFENVDAKTFELRAGLTYKL
- the lpxA gene encoding acyl-ACP--UDP-N-acetylglucosamine O-acyltransferase, producing the protein MASEISPKAEISPKAKIGNNCKIFPFVYIEDDVVIGDNCIIFPFVSILNGTRMGNGNKIHQGSVIAALPQDFNFRGEKSECIIGDNNIIRENVVINRATHTGGQTVIGNNNVLMEGAHISHDTKVDNDCVFGYGTKIAGDCVIGHGVIFSSSVIENAGTRVGDGAMIQAGTTFSKDVPPYIVCSKRSEYGGVNFTMGRSYGVDEKVLKHIANAYRLVYLSNTSLFDAIKQIENQVPDSPEIRNILKFMRSTTLGVIGKK